The following are encoded together in the Tamandua tetradactyla isolate mTamTet1 chromosome 14, mTamTet1.pri, whole genome shotgun sequence genome:
- the LOC143654949 gene encoding olfactory receptor 4L1-like: protein MNISMMSEFVLLGLTRNWELEMFFFFIFLLAYAAIMTGNLLIVVSVIFDSHLHSTPMYFLLGNLSFLDMFISTITTPKLVINLLRENKTISWWGCMAQMFFLHFLGGSEMTLLIVMAVDRYIAICKPLHYTAIMNRRVLVGSVLLSWVVGFVHTMSQMVFTIELPFCGPNVVDNIFCDLPLVLKLACTDTYVLELLVIADSGLLSFICFTLLLISYTIILVTVWRWSSGALSKALSTLSAHITVVTLFFGPCIFIYAWPFSSFSVDKFLSVFYSVITPLLNPIIYTLRNQEMKAAMRRLRTQHISSRQDF, encoded by the coding sequence ATGAACATTTCAATGATGTCTGAGTTTGTTTTGTTAGGACTCACCCGCAACTGGGAACttgaaatgttctttttcttcatatttttgttgGCCTATGCAGCAATCATGACAGGAAACCTTCTCATTGTGGTCTCTGTAATCTTTGATTCTCACCTGCACTCCACTCCAATGTACTTCCTCCTTGGAAATCTCTCCTTTCTTGACATGTTTATTTCCACAATTACAACCCCTAAGTTGGTCATCAATCTCCTCAGGGAGAATAAAACTATTTCCTGGTGGGGCTGCATGGCTCAGATGTTCTTCCTCCACTTTTTAGGGGGCAGTGAGATGACTCTTCTCATAGTCATGGCTGTGGATCGGTACATTGCAATCTGCAAACCTCTCCACTACACAGCCATCATGAACCGTCGGGTGCTCGTGGGCTCAGTGCTGCTGTCATGGGTTGTTGGTTTTGTGCACACCATGAGCCAGATGGTTTTTACTATCGAATTGCCCTTCTGTGGTCCCAATGTGGTGGACAACATTTTCTGTGATCTTCCCCTTGTTCTAAAGCTTGCCTGTACTGACACCTATGTCCTGGAGTTGCTGGTGATTGCTGACAGTGGACTGCTGTCCTTCATCTGCTTCACACTCCTGCTCATTTCCTACACCATCATCCTGGTAACTGTCTGGCGCTGGTCCTCGGGGGCACTCTCCAAGGCCCTGTCCACCCTGTCTGCTCACATCACTGTGGTCACTCTGTTCTTCGGGCCATGCATCTTCATTTATGCTTGGCCATTTAGTAGTTTTTCAGTAGATAAATTTCTGTCTGTGTTTTATTCAGTTATCACACCTTTACTGAACCCCATTATTTATACCCTGAGGAATCAGGAGATGAAAGCGGCAATGAGAAGACTGCGGACCCAGCACATCAGCTCCAGACAGGACTTCTAG